A window from Aquiluna borgnonia encodes these proteins:
- the upp gene encoding uracil phosphoribosyltransferase — MQLLIANHPLISHKISILRDMATPSPIFRLLVEELVTLLAYEATRDVRVESVEVQTPLTTTKGLKLSKPRPLIVPVLRAGLGMLEGMTKLLPTAEVGFLGIKRNEETLQPYTYANRLPDQLDNRQVFIIDPMLATGGTLIDSIDYIFDRGASSVTCVCLLGAPEGVRAVEEHLASKWQGREVKIVLGALDEKLNEVGYIVPGLGDAGDRLYGLAD, encoded by the coding sequence ATGCAGCTTCTAATAGCCAACCACCCACTGATCTCCCACAAAATCAGCATCCTACGAGACATGGCAACCCCATCTCCAATCTTTAGATTGCTGGTTGAGGAACTCGTCACCCTGCTGGCTTACGAGGCGACCAGAGACGTGAGGGTAGAGAGCGTTGAAGTTCAAACTCCGCTCACCACAACCAAAGGCCTCAAGCTCTCCAAGCCCAGGCCGCTAATTGTCCCCGTGCTCAGAGCTGGGCTTGGAATGCTTGAGGGCATGACAAAGCTGCTCCCAACCGCCGAGGTTGGGTTCTTGGGGATCAAGCGCAACGAAGAAACCCTGCAGCCCTACACCTATGCGAATCGACTTCCAGATCAGCTGGATAACCGACAGGTGTTCATTATTGATCCGATGCTCGCCACGGGTGGAACACTGATTGACTCAATCGACTACATCTTTGACCGCGGAGCATCGAGCGTCACCTGCGTATGCCTGCTGGGGGCCCCAGAGGGCGTTAGAGCGGTTGAAGAGCACCTAGCCAGCAAGTGGCAGGGACGAGAGGTAAAAATCGTTCTGGGTGCCCTCGACGAGAAGCTAAATGAGGTTGGCTACATCGTTCCAGGCTTAGGAGACGCAGGCGATCGCCTCTACGGCCTAGCAGACTAG